From Nicotiana tabacum cultivar K326 chromosome 20, ASM71507v2, whole genome shotgun sequence, one genomic window encodes:
- the LOC107816032 gene encoding single-stranded DNA-binding protein, mitochondrial — MASSLSRKLLRTMLTNPISIKASQLSSFCTKISSATEDFSSPDADRIELESASDAEPESTGFSSPSASDFNQERKFVERPLENGLEVGIYKAILVGQVGQTPIQKKLKSGRTVTLLSLGTGGIRNNRRPFDNEEPREYANRCAVQWHRVSVYPERLGEMAMKSIVPGSILYVEGNLESKIFTDPITGLVRRIREVAVRRNGRLVFLGNGNEAQQPSQAEIKGVGYY, encoded by the exons ATGGCGTCTTCACTATCGAGAAAGCTTTTACGCACGATGCTGACGAACCCTATATCCATTAAAGCTTCGCAACTATCTTCTTTTTGCACAAAAATCTCTTCAGCTACAGAGGATTTCTCCTCTCCGGATGCTGACCGCATTGAGTTGGAGTCCGCATCGGACGCCGAACCCGAATCAACTGGGTTTTCATCACCTTCAGCTTCTGATTTTAATCAAGAACGCAAATTCGTTGAACGTCCCCTAGAGAATGGTTTAGAAGTTGGTATTTACAAG GCAATCTTGGTTGGTCAAGTTGGCCAGACACCAATACAAAAGAAGTTGAAGAGTGGGAGGACCGTTACTCTGCTATCCCTTGGAACAGGTGGGATTCGGAACAACAGGAGGCCATTTGATAATGAAGAGCCAAGAGAATACGCCAATAGGTGTGCAGTTCAGTGGCACAGGGTCTCAGTCTATCCTGAGAGGTTGGGGGAAATGGCCATGAAGAGTATTGTTCCAGG TTCAATCTTGTATGTGGAGGGTAACCTTGAATCAAAAATCTTCACTGATCCTATCACTGGTCTTGTGCGGCGCATACGAGAGGTTGCTGTACGAAGAAATG GTCGTCTGGTTTTCCTTGGGAATGGGAATGAAGCCCAGCAGCCATCACAAGCAGAAATCAAAGGGGTTGGTTATTACTGA
- the LOC107816033 gene encoding uncharacterized protein LOC107816033: MDPRRPSRVIDPKVRRVGFFAPDPHINDPDNHPGLSSSPSGNSMIPHAFESVSQAVPVPNSTSTSRPRRSSFDESEQLVGSYNPMQSVLGTSPASSGIGVEGEFSEDSTHWSRQTDGFGLTSAARLTESKDDQELISAQVAETSNEVERNAKPLKGKTTKAERRALQEAQRAAKAAGKGGETSGTKLHGQSGKPSKKPSQKKDGGPVISSVATSQTKGGDRPLEKDRKKDVPAPRMQFDDNNRVEKAKKRAVVKKTEARNRAELFRHLPQYEQGTQLPDLESRFFHLDPMHPAVYKVGLQYLAGDVVGGNARCVAMLQAFQQAIRDYSTPREKALGRDLTARINGYVSFFNECRPLSISMGNAIRFLKARIAKLSLTLSESEAKAALYSDIERFINEKIVLADRVIIRQAVTKVRDGDVLLTFGSSSVVEMILLHAYELGKRFRVIVVDSRPRLEGKALLRRLVKKGLCCTYTHINAISYIMHEVTRVFMGAASVLSNGTVYSRIGTACVAMVAHAFRVPLLICCEAYKFHERVQLDSVCSNELGEPDAISKVPGGLDVNFSDNWTSNDNIQLLNLMYDVTPSDYVSMIITDYGMIPTTSVPVIVREYGREHLLI, encoded by the exons ATGGATCCTCGTCGTCCCTCTCGGGTTATAGATCCAAAAGTTCGTCGGGTGGGTTTTTTCGCACCCGACCCACACATTAACGACCCGGATAACCATCCCGGGCTTTCCTCATCTCCATCCGGTAATTCAATGATCCCTCATGCCTTCGAGAGCGTCTCACAGGCTGTTCCTGTTCCTAATTCTACGTCTACGTCGCGGCCTCGGCGGTCTTCTTTTGACGAGAGTGAGCAATTGGTAGGAAGCTACAATCCTATGCAGTCGGTGCTTGGGACTTCGCCGGCGTCTAGTGGAATTGGCGTAGAGGGAGAGTTTTCCGAGGACTCAACACACTGGAGTCGTCAAACTGACGGCTTCGGTTTGACTTCAGCTGCCCGATTGACAGAGTCGAAAGACGATCAAG AACTGATCAGTGCACAAGTTGCTGAAACTTCAAATGAGGTAGAAAGAAATGCAAAGCCACTGAAAGGGAAGACCACCAAAGCTGAAAGGCGTGCACTGCAGGAGGCTCAAAGAGCTGCAAAAGCTGCTGGAAAAG GTGGAGAAACATCTGGGACAAAGTTACATGGACAGTCTGGTAAACCTTCTAAGAAGCCTTCACAAAAGAAAGATGGTGGCCCCGTGATATCATCTGTAGCTACTTCTCAGACAAAAGGAGGTGACCGACCACTAGAGAAAGATCGCAAGAAAGATGTACCTGCTCCTAGGATGCAATTTGATGATAATAATCGTGTTGAAAAAGCTAAGAAACGTGCAGTAGTTAAAAAGACTGAAGCTAGAAATAGGGCAGAACTGTTTCGGCATTTACCTCAGTATGAACAAGGAACTCAGCTACCTGATCTTGAATCAAGGTTTTTCCACCTTGACCCTATGCATCCTGCAGTTTACAAG GTAGGACTGCAGTATTTGGCTGGGGATGTTGTTGGGGGAAATGCTCGCTGTGTTGCAATGCTGCAAGCATTTCAACAAGCCATCAGAGATTACTCTACACCTCGTGAAAAAGCTCTAGGTAGAGATTTAACAGCAAGGATCAATGGCTATGTTTCATTTTTTAACGAGTGTAGACCCCTTTCTATTAGCATGGGAAATGCAATTCGCTTTCTAAAAGCTCGTATAGCCAAGTTATCTTTAACTCTTTCTGAGTCAGAAGCAAAGGCTGCTCTTTACTCAGATATTGAGCGCTTCATTAATGAGAAGATAGTACTAGCTGACAGAGTAATAATAAGACAGGCAGTTACGAAGGTCAGAGATGGTGATGTTCTTCTCACATTTGGTTCTTCCTCTGTTGTTGAAATGATTCTGCTACACGCTTACGAGCTTGGGAAGCGATTTCGTGTAATAGTGGTAGATTCTCGCCCTAGACTTGAAGGCAAGGCACTACTTCGGAGGCTGGTGAAGAAGGGCCTGTGTTGTACATACACTCATATAAATGCTATTTCTTACATTATGCATGAAGTCACTAGAGTGTTCATGGGTGCTGCATCTGTATTATCTAATGGGACTGTGTACTCTAGAATTGGGACTGCATGTGTTGCTATGGTTGCTCATGCATTCCGTGTTCCTCTACTGATTTGTTGTGAAGCATATAAGTTTCACGAGAGAGTGCAGCTTGATTCTGTTTGTTCCAATGAGCTAG GTGAACCAGATGCCATTTCCAAAGTTCCTGGTGGACTGGATGTCAATTTTTCGGATAACTGGACAAGCAATGATAATATTCAGCTTCTGAATTTGAT GTATGATGTTACTCCTTCAGACTATGTCTCAATGATCATCACAGATTATGGCATG ATACCAACTACAAGTGTGCCTGTGATTGTGCGAGAGTATGGGAGAGAACACCTCCTCATATGA